The region ACGGCACGATCGTCGCCGCCGGCATCATCGCCTGGTTCGCCTTCCAGGCCTTCGAGAACATCGGCATGACCCTCGGCATCATGCCGGTGGCGGGCCTTCCCCTGCCCTTCGTCTCCTACGGCGGTTCGTCGATGTTCGCGGTGTGGGTGGCGGTGGGGTTGTTGCAGTCGATCAGAGTCCAGCGCCCCATGTCGGCGTAGGCCTCCGGCGGTTGGTCGGGAGGGGGTGCGTTGGTGGGTGGGGGTTCCTTGTCCGCGGGTGGGTCGAGGCTGCGCCCCGCTGCGGTCCGGTGGGCGACGGTCGCGCAGTTCCCCGCGCCCCTGGGGCATCGGGGCTGCGCCCCGGATCCCCGCCGGCCGGGAGGTTCTTTGGCCGCGGGCTGGTGGGGGCTGGTCGCGCAGTTCCCCGCGCCCCTAAAAGCCTCCGCCTGGCCCGCGCCTTCAGCCCGTCCGGCGCTTGAGGACGAGGCCGTTCAGGCCGATGCGGGGGTCCAGGGGGCGCAGCGCCCCTGGTGGGGTTGAAGGGGCGGAGCCCCTGGGGATGGGACGGGGTAGGGGCGGCGGGGGCGAGATCCGGTCGTTCCCGGAGGTCCCGGCACGGGCTGGTACTGCCATCCCGGCCCGACAGCCACTAGATTCAGTTCATGGCGGACACCAAGCGCGAAATCGAGCGAAAGTACGAGGGTCCCCCGGCCGGCGGCGACGCGCCACTCCCGGACCTGACCGACGTCCCGGGAGTCTCGGGCGTCATCGACAAGGGTGTAGCCGAACTGGACGCCACCTACTACGACACGGCCGACCAGCGGCTCGCGACCGCCTCCCTCACCCTCCGCCGCCGCACCGGCGGCGACGACGCGGGCTGGCACCTCAAACTCCCCGTCTCCGAGGGCGTCCGCGACGAAATCCGCGCCCCCCTCTCCGACACCGTCCCCGAAGACCTGACCGCCCTCGTCCGCTCCCGCATCCGCGAGGCCGAACTGGTCCCCGTCGTACGTCTCCTGTCGGCCCGCGACGTCCGTCACCTCGTCGACGCCTCCGGCACCCTCCTCGCCGAGGTCAGCGTCGACCGCGTCCATGCGGAGCGCCTCAGTGGCGGCGCGGGCAGCGCGGAATGGACCGAGATCGAGGTGGAACTCGCCGACGACGGCGATCCGGCCTTCCTCGACAAGGTCGAGAAGAAGCTCCGCAAGGCGGGCCTCACACGCTCCGCCTCCGCGTCCAAACTGGCCAAGGCACTCGACGACACGGCCCCCCGGAAGTCCGCGGCGCCGGAGAAGCCCGAGAAGGCTGAGAAGACGGGCAAGGCGGGGAGAGCGGGCAAGGCGGGGAAAGCCGACAAAGTCGCTGACGCGTCGAAGGCGAAGGCGACGGCGACGGTGACGGCCGCGAAGCCCGAACCCCCCGATTCGGCCCCGCGCACCGCCGGCGACCACGTCCTCGTCTACGTCCGAGCCCAGCGCGACGCGATCGTCGAGCTGGACCCCGCCGTCCGCCGCGACGTGCCCGACTCCGTGCACCGTATGCGCGTCGCCACCCGCCGCCTCCGCAGCACCTTCCGCTCGTACGGCAAGATCCTCGACCGCACCGTCACCGACCCGATCGGCGTCGAGCTGAAGTGGCTCGCCGCCGAGCTGGGCGTCGACCGCGACCAGGAGGTCCTCACCGAGCACCTGACGGCGGCGCTCGACGACCTCCCGTCCGAACTGGTCACGGGTCCCGTCCAGGCCCGTGTGAGCACCTGGTCGGGGGCCCGCCGCTCCGGCTCCAGGCAACGCCTGATCGCCGTACTGGACGGCAAGCGCTACCTGGACCTGCTGACGACGCTGGACACCCTGGTGGCCGGCCCGCCCCTGCTGGAGGCGGCCTCGAAGAAGCCCGAGAAAGTGATCGCCAAGGCCGTACGGAAGGATTTCAAGAAGGTCGCCGACCTGGTCGGCGAGGCCCTGGAGCTGCCGCCCGGCTCCGAGCGCGACCTCGCGATGCACGACGCCCGCAAGAAGGCCAAGCGCACGCGCTACGCGGCCGAGGCGGCCACCCCCGCCCTCGGCAATCCCGCCGCCGACCTGGTCAAGTCGATGAAGTCCCTGCAGACGCTGCTGGGCGACCACCAGGACAGCGTGATGGTCCGCGGGACCTTGCGGGAGCTGGCGACCGAGGCGCACGAGGCGGGCGAGAACGCGTTCACGTACGGAGTGCTGTACGGCCGCCAGGAGCAGCGCGCGGCGGCGCTGGAGGCGGCGCTGCCGGGGGAGTGGGAGGCGATCGAGGACAAGGGTGCCGTCTGAGGCGTACGGGGGCCGGTCCCGGCCGCGTTAGTCTGGATGGTCACCCCTGTCAGTACCTCCCAGCTCACGAAGGTTCGCGAGATGTCTGCCGAAGCCGCTGTATCGGTGTTTCCACAGCTCGAAGCTCTGCTCCCGCATGTGCAGAAGCCGATCCAGTACGTCGGCGGAGAGCTCAACTCCACGGTCAAGCCCTGGGAAGCCTGTGACGTCCGCTGGGCGCTGATGTACCCGGACGCGTACGAGGTCGGACTGCCCAACCAGGGCGTCATGATCCTTTACGAGGTACTGAACGAGCGCGAGGGCGTCCTCGCCGAGCGCACGTACAGCGTCTGGCCGGACCTGGAGGAGCTGATGCGTGAGCACCGGGTCCCCCAGTTCACGGTGGACAGTCACCGCCCGGTGAAGGCCTTTGACGTCTTCGGTCTGTCCTTCTCCACGGAGCTGGGCTACACGAACATGCTGACGGCCCTGGACCTGGCCGGGATCCCGCTGGAGTCCAAGGACCGCACGCTCGACGACCCGATCGTCCTGGCCGGCGGCCACGCGGCGTTCAACCCCGAGCCGATCGCCGACTTCATCGACGCGGCGATCATCGGTGACGGCGAGCAGGCCGTGCTCGACATGACGGAGATCATCAGGGCCTGGAAGGCGGAGGGCCGCCCGGGCGGGCGCGAGGAGGTCCTCTTCCGCCTGGCGAAGACGGGCAACGTCTACATCCCGGCGTTCTACGACGTCGAGTACCTCTCCGACGGCCGTATCGCCCGTGTCGTGCCCAACAAGTCGGGCGTCCCGTGGCGGGTGTCCAAGCACACGGTCATGGACCTCGACGAGTGGCCGTACCCCAAGCAGCCGCTGGTCCCCCTGGCCGAGACGGTCCACGAGCGGATGTCGGTGGAGATCTTCCGCGGCTGTACGCGCGGCTGCCGCTTCTGCCAGGCGGGCATGATCACCCGCCCGGTGCGCGAGCGCTCGATCACGGGCATCGGCGAGATGGTGGAGAAGGGCCTGAAGGCGACGGGCTTCGAGGAGGTCGGCCTCCTGTCCCTCTCCTCCGCCGACCACTCGGAGATCGGTGACATCGCCAAAGGCCTGGCCGACCGCTACGAGGAGGACAAGATCGGCCTGTCCCTCCCCTCGACCCGTGTGGACGCCTTCAACGTCGACCTGGCGAACGAGCTGACGAGGAACGGCCGCCGCTCCGGTCTGACCTTCGCGCCGGAGGGCGGCTCCGAGCGCATGCGCAAGGTCATCAACAAGATGGTCTCGGAGGAGGACCTCATCCGGACCGTCTCCACGGCGTACGGCAACGGCTGGCGCCAGGTGAAGCTGTACTTCATGTGCGGCCTGCCGACGGAGACGGACGAGGACGTCCTGCAGATCGCCGACATGGCGATGAACGTGATCGCCGAGGGCCGCAAGGTCTCCGGCCAGAACGACATCCGCTGCACGGTGTCGATCGGCGGCTTCGTCCCCAAGCCCCACACCCCCTTCCAGTGGGCGCCCCAGCTCTCCGCCGAGGAGACGGACGCCCGCCTGGAGAAGCTCCGCGACAAGATCCGCGGCGACAAGAAGTACGGCCGCTCCATCGGCTTCCGCTACCACGACGGCAAGCCCGGCATCGTCGAGGGCCTGCTCTCCCGCGGTGACCGCCGCATCGGCGCCGTCATCCGTGCGGTCTACGAGGACGGCGGCCGCTTCGACGGCTGGCGCGAGCACTTCTCGTACGACCGCTGGATGGCCTGCGCCGAGAAGACCCTCCCCGCCTTCGGCGTGGACGTCGACTGGTACACCACCCGCGAGAAGACCTACGAGGAGGTCCTCCCCTGGGACCACCTCGACTCCGGCCTCGACAAGGACTGGCTCTGGGAGGACTGGCAGGACGCCCTCGACGAGACGGAGGTCGAGGACTGCCGCTGGACCCCGTGCTTCGACTGCGGTGTCTGCCCCCAGATGGACACCAGCATCCAGATCGGCCCGACCGGCAAGAAGCTGCTGCCTCTGACGGTCAAGAACGCGGCGTCGGCGCCCGCCGCGAGTGGTCATACGCACTGACGTGAGCTGGGCACTCGATCGGGTGATTGAGGCGCTGGCGTGGGCGAGCGAGGACGAGGTGGCGGCTGCGCTGTCCGCGGCCGGCGTTTCGGTCCCTCGCCCGTCGGCGTCGTCGGCGCTCTTTCGGACGCCGCTGCCGGGCCCTGAGGCTTCGCCGCACATCGTTTCCGAGGTGGAGTGGGCCTGAGCTTGGTGTTTAACCTCGGCCGTTCACCTGACCCGCTGATCTTGGTTCGTTCCCGGGACAGCAGGACGGCCGTTCTTCACGCTTCGAGGTGTCGAGCAACGTCGCGTGAAGGAACGGCCGCTGGTGAAGAGTCTCGCCCCTGAACAGTCCGCCGACGCCGCGTTGGGCGTCCTGTCCCACTTTCGTGTCCAGTTCTACGACTGTCTCTACACCCGGGCGGATGCGCTCTTCGAGCTCGCCGACGCGGTGCTGTGCTCGGACGGCCCGGTCACCTCGCTGGTCGAGTTGACGCTCACGGCCGAGCACCGGCGCGGGCACGGAGCGATGTACGACGCGGTCAATCACGGCTGGCTGGAGCCGCGCCGCCTGCGCAGGCTGCTGGCCTCCACGCCGCTGCCGCGTGCCGCCGACGGGCGGATCGTGCTCGCGGTGGACGTGAGCAACTGGCTGCGTCCCGACGCCCCCACCAGCCCGGAGTTGCTGTTCTGCCACGTCTACGGGCGGGGCCGCAGCGCGGATCAGTTCATCCCCGGCTGGCCCTACTCCTTCGTTGCCGCGCTGGAGACGGGACGCACGTCCTGGACGGCTGTGCTGGACGCGATCCGGCTGGGGCCGTGCGACGATGCCACCGCGGTGACCGCCAGCCAGCTGCGCGAGGTGGTCACCCGGCTGGTGCACGCCGGGCAGTGGCGGCCGGGCGACGCGGACATCCTCGTCGTCATGGACACCGGCTACGACGTCACCCGTCTTGCCTATGTCCTGGCCGACCTGCCCGTCGAGCTGGTCGGCCGGCTCCGCTCGGACCGCGTCATGCTCCGGGACGCCGGCCCACGCCGCTCCACCCCGCGCGGCGGACAGCCCCGCAAGCACGGCGGCGTCCTCACCTTCTCCAAGCCGGAGTCCTGGCACACCCCTGACCAGGCCACCACGTGCGACACCACCCGCTACGGCACAGCCGAAGCCCTCGCCTGGGACCGGATGCACCCCCGGTTACAGGCCCGTGGCCCCTGGCTCGATCACTGCGGTGAACTCCCTCTGCTCCACGGCACGTTGATCCGG is a window of Streptomyces mirabilis DNA encoding:
- a CDS encoding CYTH and CHAD domain-containing protein; the encoded protein is MADTKREIERKYEGPPAGGDAPLPDLTDVPGVSGVIDKGVAELDATYYDTADQRLATASLTLRRRTGGDDAGWHLKLPVSEGVRDEIRAPLSDTVPEDLTALVRSRIREAELVPVVRLLSARDVRHLVDASGTLLAEVSVDRVHAERLSGGAGSAEWTEIEVELADDGDPAFLDKVEKKLRKAGLTRSASASKLAKALDDTAPRKSAAPEKPEKAEKTGKAGRAGKAGKADKVADASKAKATATVTAAKPEPPDSAPRTAGDHVLVYVRAQRDAIVELDPAVRRDVPDSVHRMRVATRRLRSTFRSYGKILDRTVTDPIGVELKWLAAELGVDRDQEVLTEHLTAALDDLPSELVTGPVQARVSTWSGARRSGSRQRLIAVLDGKRYLDLLTTLDTLVAGPPLLEAASKKPEKVIAKAVRKDFKKVADLVGEALELPPGSERDLAMHDARKKAKRTRYAAEAATPALGNPAADLVKSMKSLQTLLGDHQDSVMVRGTLRELATEAHEAGENAFTYGVLYGRQEQRAAALEAALPGEWEAIEDKGAV
- a CDS encoding NF041680 family putative transposase produces the protein MKSLAPEQSADAALGVLSHFRVQFYDCLYTRADALFELADAVLCSDGPVTSLVELTLTAEHRRGHGAMYDAVNHGWLEPRRLRRLLASTPLPRAADGRIVLAVDVSNWLRPDAPTSPELLFCHVYGRGRSADQFIPGWPYSFVAALETGRTSWTAVLDAIRLGPCDDATAVTASQLREVVTRLVHAGQWRPGDADILVVMDTGYDVTRLAYVLADLPVELVGRLRSDRVMLRDAGPRRSTPRGGQPRKHGGVLTFSKPESWHTPDQATTCDTTRYGTAEALAWDRMHPRLQARGPWLDHCGELPLLHGTLIRLKVEHLPGDRDPKPVWLWSSRTGMTGEDVNLRWQAFLRRFDLEHTFRLFKQTLGWTVPKVRDPHTADLWTWLIIAAHTQLRLARPLAEDLRRPWERPAQPRRLTPARVRRGFRHLRVKTARPADVPRPSKPGPGRPPGSKNRRSAPRHEPGKTVKRIETLTEHVRLKQQRG
- a CDS encoding TIGR03960 family B12-binding radical SAM protein, whose translation is MSAEAAVSVFPQLEALLPHVQKPIQYVGGELNSTVKPWEACDVRWALMYPDAYEVGLPNQGVMILYEVLNEREGVLAERTYSVWPDLEELMREHRVPQFTVDSHRPVKAFDVFGLSFSTELGYTNMLTALDLAGIPLESKDRTLDDPIVLAGGHAAFNPEPIADFIDAAIIGDGEQAVLDMTEIIRAWKAEGRPGGREEVLFRLAKTGNVYIPAFYDVEYLSDGRIARVVPNKSGVPWRVSKHTVMDLDEWPYPKQPLVPLAETVHERMSVEIFRGCTRGCRFCQAGMITRPVRERSITGIGEMVEKGLKATGFEEVGLLSLSSADHSEIGDIAKGLADRYEEDKIGLSLPSTRVDAFNVDLANELTRNGRRSGLTFAPEGGSERMRKVINKMVSEEDLIRTVSTAYGNGWRQVKLYFMCGLPTETDEDVLQIADMAMNVIAEGRKVSGQNDIRCTVSIGGFVPKPHTPFQWAPQLSAEETDARLEKLRDKIRGDKKYGRSIGFRYHDGKPGIVEGLLSRGDRRIGAVIRAVYEDGGRFDGWREHFSYDRWMACAEKTLPAFGVDVDWYTTREKTYEEVLPWDHLDSGLDKDWLWEDWQDALDETEVEDCRWTPCFDCGVCPQMDTSIQIGPTGKKLLPLTVKNAASAPAASGHTH